The window TCGGAGAGTAATCGCGTCAGTCGCATAGTTGAGGTGTGGTTGCTTAATGGAAAGCCAGATTTTATTGCTCATGGGCTGACAGAAATCGATGAGAGGGGGAACCTATTTCCAAGCTCTCGAACTATTCAGTACCGTTATCAGCAGGATCCCAGCCAACTTTCGTCGCAAGAAAGACTACGAGCTTATATAGATAATCCTTATCCGTTGCCTTTCATAGGCGCGGCCGTTGCTTATCGAGCTGATCTTTATAGATTATATAGTTCTCCTGTTTTCCCTGCGCCATACGAAGACCATTTAATGTATTTCAGAGCTATTTTGGCTGGGCGTATTACTTACTTTGATGAGCCGTTAATAAAATATAGACGACATAGATTTAACTTCTCTGGAAATATGAAAGAGCATTCAAAAGCTGCATTGCATGATATTAGGCTTGGCTTGAACCGGATTAGTATTCCAGATTCATCGTCTGGTGAGTTGAATTTACACCATTTGTGTTGTCAGCAGTGGTGCGATTATGTCACATCGGTTCATCTCGGCATCCATGGTCTGAACACAGCGATCGCGTCATCCCTATGGCAACAATTAGAACTTCGTCATCAGGCGTTCGTTTGGAGTTTTGGCTCAACACTCTCTCGAGTTAACCAATTGCTTTCGGTGACTCGTCAATGGATATTTCGTTGGAAAAAAATAATTGCTGGCGAAATGGTAGCTGACTATTCTCCGGTAACTCACTCTTTATTGACTTACCTCCCAACAATGGAGTGTGTCATTTTTGGGGCTGGGCGGGCTGGAGAATTGACTTTTTTGAAGTTGCCAGCAGGAATTCGTATTAAAGCATTTATTGATAATGACAAAAATAAGCAAGGTAAACTTTTGCATGGCATACCAATTTTCGCGGCAAAAGAAAGCATGTCACTCTTGAAATCAACCGACTGTGTTATTGTCGCCAGTATGTATTATCATGAAATAAAATCTCAACTTATCGAAGAGCTTAATGTTCCTTGCGTGCGTATTGCTCGTTCGACACACGCTGATATTATCAATCCACCGCAGGATATGCTGGATCGCCCGCTGGCAATTTTTTTATTAACTATCTCACTCTTACTTTTTGTTTGTTTATTGATTGTGTAATGCTAACTGTTGGCTTCTTGTTATGATTGCTGAAATATCTTCTGCCGTTAGGTTCTGGATGAAGTTATCTGCCCGTTGAGGATTGAACATTTCGGATTGTAATGCTTCGATCTGACTCCAGCTGATATATTTTGCCAAACTGCTAAATAAGGGCAGCTGTCTCAATATGCGTTGAGCCTCGAGTAGTAAATCTAATTCTTCATCGGGTAATAAATGGCCACGATGGATGCGCTCTATCAGTGCGGGCAGTGTAAAGCTACAGGCTATTCCATGCGGTACACCGTAGTGGCTGGTTAGTGGGTAGGAGATTGAGTGTGCAATCGCAGTTCTTGTCTGACTTATTGCTAGACCGGCTAGTAAGCTGGCTTGTTGCATTTCCTCGCGGGCTAGCTGTTCTTCAGGTCTATGAAGCAGTAGTGGAAGTGCACGGCAAATTTTCTCGATAGCTGCCCTGGCATAGGCGCTGCTGATTGGCGTTCTGTGCTTGTTCCAGAGAGACTCCAAACTGTGTGACAACGCATCCAGGCCGCCACTGAGTGTTTCGCTGATCGGCAGACTTAGTGTTAATTCGGAGTCCAGTAAAGCGAGGTCTGGATACATGAAATTGCCGGACAAGGAGTATTTGCTGTGGGTTGTTCTATCCCAAATCGTGGCAAAAGGTGTTACTTCGGCTCCCGTGCCTGACGTTGTAGGTATCGTGATGAGTGGCAGGCGGCTATGCAAACTTATTTTTTTGTGTTCTCTAAAGTGGCTATGAAGAGGCTTTCCTACACTCGCCAGCGTGGGAATAATGGTTGCGAGGACTTTCGCAGTATCCATCACACTACCACCACCGAGAGCCACAATCTGATGGATGGACGTTATCTTCGCTACGCGGCTCGCCATCTCCTCGATGTCATCCAATTCAGGATTGGGGGTGACCTGATCTATGACCAATAGATTGAAGGCCGAGAGCTGGGAACAGATTTTGTCCGTGATTCCTCGTTTGGTAAAGCCTCTACTGGTGAGGAGGAGGATATTTTTCCCGTGAACAAACTCCGGCAAGCGTGAGAGTAAACCAGGAGCTGAGCTGACGTGCACTGGATGGTGATGTTGCCAGCTGATAGCGCTTTGATTATTCACGGCAGTGTTCCATGAAAGCTCGTTTATTCTGTGCTGGCGTTCCGGCAGGACGGCCCAGATTACTCCGCGAGCCATTGGCGATTCGAATTTCAAACATACTGGGGCCCTTAGCATCAGATAATTGATTCCAGGCTAGTCGCAAGGTATCTGCGGAGTCAGCCTGAAAGTATTCTTGATATCCGAGTGCTCGGCTCAATGCCTGGAAGTCAATTTTTCCTGCCACCGTGGGTTGGCCACCTACAGATTCATGCGACTGATTATTTAGAATGATGTGTACCATGTTCCTGGCATGACTACTGCCGATAATCGCAGCCGATCCCATATGCATAAGGAATGAACCATCACCATCAAGGCATAGCACGCGACGGTGGGGTTGAGCTAAAGCTACACCTAATGCAATGGAGGATGTATGTCCCATGGATCCGACCGTCAGGAAATCCTGCTGCGTTTCATTTCGCTCGAGGCGTAACTCATACAATTCACGAGAAGTTTTCCCTGTTGTCGCAATAATAGCGTCTTGTGGGTAACTCAATTCCAGCAAGGTACGAATGGCATCTTCGCGAATAAAAATGGAGTTATTCTCAGGTTTTGATACTGGCGTGTATTCGGCGAAAGTATCTTTCTGTATCAACAATGCGACAGGAGCATTGAGACTGTGCAAATCAGCAACCGCCTTGTCGACAACATTAGCCATGTCACTCTGTGCATTCAGAACCTGAAAAGGAATCCCCAGTTGCGTCAGCATCGCTGGAGTAATTCTTCCTTGTTTGATGTGTTGAGGTTCATCCTTTACATCTGGTTCACCACGCCAACCAATAATTAAAAGTGCAGGGATCTGGTAAACTTCAGGGTCGGTCAACGAAGTAACAGGGTTAACCAAATTACCGATGCCGGAATTTTGTAAATAAACAGCAGCAATTTTTCCAGAACCGAGATGGTAGCCAGCGGCCATAGCTAGAGCATTACCTTCATTGGCTGCAATGATGTGCTTATTTGCGGGTAAATTATCTGAAATGAAGGCACATAGATTTTTTAATAATGAGTCAGGGACACCGAGGTACATGTCTATACCGTGCTCTGATAAAGCATCAAAAAATTTATTAACCTGTATCATTATTTTCCACCTGGAATAAGTTCAAGCACATCCTTGATGGACATCATGTCATTGTCAGCTTCAGCTGAGCGACCGTGCAATAAAATAGATTGAGCTGTTTTTACCATGGCAGGATAGGCACTCCGCAGAAGATGATTAGCGTAAATGACAATATTTACACCATGCTCTTCAAGCTCTTTCTCTGTCACGGAATTATAACTGGATGGTACAGCAACCAGGGGCTTACGGTTTTCTAGCTGGTTATAACGGCGGCAGAATTCAAAAACCTCATCGGGTGTTTTTTCCCGGCTGTGAATCATGATTCCATCTGCGCCTGCATTGAGGAAAGCCATCGCTCTTTCCATTGCATGATCAATTCCTTTGCCCAATATCAGACTCTCAATTCGAGCAATGATCATAAAATCTCGTGTTGCTTGAGCATTTTTTCCTGCTCTGATTTTAGCACTGAAATTTTCAATAGAGTCTTGTGTTTGTTCTACTTCGGTTCCGAAGAGAGAATTTTTCTTGAGGCCTGTTTTGTCTTCAATAATCACTGCAGAGACGCCGAGACGTTCTAAAGTTTTCACTGTAAATACAAAGTGCTCTGTTTTTCCACCGGTATCCGCATCATAGATTATGGGTTTGGTGGTGACTTCCATTACTTCATTTAATGTAACCATACGGCAAGATACATCGACTGCCTCGATATCTGGTTTCCCTTTCGCTGTGGAGTCCGTCAGGCTACTTCCCCACATGCCATCAAATTCACGCGGACCATCGGATGTC of the uncultured Tolumonas sp. genome contains:
- a CDS encoding phosphonoacetaldehyde reductase, coding for MNNQSAISWQHHHPVHVSSAPGLLSRLPEFVHGKNILLLTSRGFTKRGITDKICSQLSAFNLLVIDQVTPNPELDDIEEMASRVAKITSIHQIVALGGGSVMDTAKVLATIIPTLASVGKPLHSHFREHKKISLHSRLPLITIPTTSGTGAEVTPFATIWDRTTHSKYSLSGNFMYPDLALLDSELTLSLPISETLSGGLDALSHSLESLWNKHRTPISSAYARAAIEKICRALPLLLHRPEEQLAREEMQQASLLAGLAISQTRTAIAHSISYPLTSHYGVPHGIACSFTLPALIERIHRGHLLPDEELDLLLEAQRILRQLPLFSSLAKYISWSQIEALQSEMFNPQRADNFIQNLTAEDISAIITRSQQLALHNQ
- the aepX gene encoding phosphoenolpyruvate mutase translates to MTTTVYVGMSADLIHPGHLNILNKAAELGEVTVGLLTDAAIASYKRVPFMTFEQRKVVVENIKGVEHVIPQETLSYSDNLRKLKPDYVVHGDDWKDGVQKETRQKVIDVLAEWNGKLVEVPYTKGISSSLLHTMMKEIGTTPDIRLKSLRRLLAAKPIVRFLDIHNALSGLIIENTKIMTSDGPREFDGMWGSSLTDSTAKGKPDIEAVDVSCRMVTLNEVMEVTTKPIIYDADTGGKTEHFVFTVKTLERLGVSAVIIEDKTGLKKNSLFGTEVEQTQDSIENFSAKIRAGKNAQATRDFMIIARIESLILGKGIDHAMERAMAFLNAGADGIMIHSREKTPDEVFEFCRRYNQLENRKPLVAVPSSYNSVTEKELEEHGVNIVIYANHLLRSAYPAMVKTAQSILLHGRSAEADNDMMSIKDVLELIPGGK
- a CDS encoding glycosyltransferase, which gives rise to MIDYPKVSLFVLCYQQAGYVAESIHAALSQDYPNLQVVISDDASTDETYSIIRNIVDQYQGQHRVIINRNDKNLGIGFHFKKLMSELVDGELIVASAGDDLSESNRVSRIVEVWLLNGKPDFIAHGLTEIDERGNLFPSSRTIQYRYQQDPSQLSSQERLRAYIDNPYPLPFIGAAVAYRADLYRLYSSPVFPAPYEDHLMYFRAILAGRITYFDEPLIKYRRHRFNFSGNMKEHSKAALHDIRLGLNRISIPDSSSGELNLHHLCCQQWCDYVTSVHLGIHGLNTAIASSLWQQLELRHQAFVWSFGSTLSRVNQLLSVTRQWIFRWKKIIAGEMVADYSPVTHSLLTYLPTMECVIFGAGRAGELTFLKLPAGIRIKAFIDNDKNKQGKLLHGIPIFAAKESMSLLKSTDCVIVASMYYHEIKSQLIEELNVPCVRIARSTHADIINPPQDMLDRPLAIFLLTISLLLFVCLLIV
- the aepY gene encoding phosphonopyruvate decarboxylase gives rise to the protein MIQVNKFFDALSEHGIDMYLGVPDSLLKNLCAFISDNLPANKHIIAANEGNALAMAAGYHLGSGKIAAVYLQNSGIGNLVNPVTSLTDPEVYQIPALLIIGWRGEPDVKDEPQHIKQGRITPAMLTQLGIPFQVLNAQSDMANVVDKAVADLHSLNAPVALLIQKDTFAEYTPVSKPENNSIFIREDAIRTLLELSYPQDAIIATTGKTSRELYELRLERNETQQDFLTVGSMGHTSSIALGVALAQPHRRVLCLDGDGSFLMHMGSAAIIGSSHARNMVHIILNNQSHESVGGQPTVAGKIDFQALSRALGYQEYFQADSADTLRLAWNQLSDAKGPSMFEIRIANGSRSNLGRPAGTPAQNKRAFMEHCRE